The following coding sequences are from one Ornithodoros turicata isolate Travis chromosome 1, ASM3712646v1, whole genome shotgun sequence window:
- the LOC135383212 gene encoding uncharacterized protein LOC135383212: MDNHKNRTAIFTDGSTTTSGSASAFVVPEHSREGIARLSHRTSSTMAELVAIKMAIDYIGTREIPAQWIIYCDSKAGLQAIQSFVTGGRINPVVHDTLKEYARSYITGHEVLIQWIPGHIGIPGNEAANKLADVAHLSSTKYVVPFLKADVKSLLQSISRAGMEEQWQEADRHSSLLFKIDPEGKYRFSSGTRRPIETLLHRFRLNVPYGQQFLHKIGRADSADCSVCATVEDTEHILLHGPKYAPQRARLRYTLDRLDNRRFDAVKVLGLWDPRKRDTAFAALENFLVSCGMELIFQDFVRVPRISVYLCSVY; this comes from the coding sequence ATGGACAATCACAAGAACAGGACGGCGATTTTTACTGACGGCTCGACGACGACCTCAGGATCTGCATCTGCATTTGTGGTGCCAGAGCATAGTAGGGAAGGGATCGCGAGACTATCGCATCGCACGTCGTCGACCATGGCTGAGTTAGTTGCGATTAAAATGGCAATAGATTATATAGGCACAAGGGAGATACCGGCTCAGTGGATTATCTACTGTGACTCCAAGGCTGGACTTCAAGCTATACAATCGTTCGTGACTGGCGGACGTATTAATCCAGTTGTTCACGACACACTAAAAGAATACGCAAGATCGTACATCACCGGTCATGAGGTCCTCATCCAGTGGATACCTGGACACATTGGCATACCGGGTAATGAGGCCGCAAACAAATTAGCGGACGTAGCACATCTTTCGTCAACAAAATATGTGGTGCCATTTTTAAAGGCAGACGTGAAATCGCTACTTCAGTCCATTTCAAGAGCAGGTATGGAGGAACAGTGGCAGGAAGCTGATCGCCATTCATCTCTCCTCTTCAAGATCGATCCGGAAGGGAAATACCGGTTCTCATCCGGTACACGGAGGCCCATTGAGACGCTGCTGCATCGTTTTCGGTTGAATGTCCCGTACGGTCAACAGTTCCTCCACAAGATTGGGCGGGCTGACTCTGCAGACTGTTCAGTGTGTGCGAcagtggaggacactgagcacattcttctGCATGGTCCAAAGTATGCTCCACAAAGGGCTAGGTTGAGGTATACCCTCGACCGCCTGGACAACAGGCGATTCGACGCGGTGAAAGTGCTCGGACTGTGGGACCCAAGAAAGCGAGACACTGCTTTTGCGGCACTTGAGAACTTCCTTGTGAGCTGCGGCATGGAACTCATATTTCAGGATTTTGTGCGAGTGCCTCGTATCAGTGTGTATCTTTGTAGTGTGTATTAG